In Pleurocapsa sp. PCC 7319, the following are encoded in one genomic region:
- a CDS encoding beta-ketoacyl-ACP synthase III — protein sequence MNNMGAGIAITGCGSAAPEAILTNYHLAQMVETSDEWIKTRTGMSNRHIASPTESLSQLSAVAAKNAIAMAGISATDIDLIILATSTPDDMFGSACKVQGLIGATNAVAFDLTAACSGFLFALINATQFIRNGVYRNVLIIGADVLSRWVDWSDRASCVLFGDGAGAAVCQGISDGDRLLSYGMYSNGSQNDSLNLNYQSDCQALVDGIIAQQGTYHPITMNGKEVYRFAVARVPEAIEKAMFHANLTANDIDWLLLHQANQRIMDAVAKRLKIPSEKILSNIAEYGNTSAASIPLALDAAVREGKVKPGDTIAASGFGAGLTWGAAIFQWG from the coding sequence TTGAACAATATGGGTGCGGGTATTGCGATTACTGGATGTGGTTCAGCTGCGCCAGAGGCAATTCTAACTAATTATCATTTAGCTCAGATGGTAGAAACTTCTGATGAGTGGATCAAAACCAGAACCGGAATGAGCAATCGTCATATCGCCTCCCCTACTGAATCTCTAAGTCAGTTATCAGCTGTTGCTGCCAAAAATGCGATCGCTATGGCAGGGATTTCCGCTACCGATATTGATTTAATTATTCTGGCGACTTCAACCCCTGATGATATGTTTGGTAGTGCTTGCAAAGTACAAGGGTTAATTGGAGCAACTAATGCCGTAGCTTTTGATCTAACTGCCGCTTGTTCTGGGTTTCTTTTTGCTTTAATTAATGCTACTCAGTTTATCCGTAATGGAGTATACAGAAATGTCCTAATTATAGGGGCAGATGTACTTTCTCGCTGGGTAGATTGGTCAGATCGTGCTAGTTGTGTTCTGTTTGGAGACGGTGCAGGTGCAGCAGTATGTCAGGGCATTTCTGACGGCGATCGCCTATTAAGTTATGGCATGTATAGTAATGGTAGTCAAAATGACTCTCTCAATTTGAATTATCAAAGTGATTGCCAAGCGTTAGTAGATGGTATTATTGCTCAGCAGGGAACGTATCATCCTATAACGATGAATGGGAAAGAAGTATATCGTTTTGCGGTAGCCAGAGTTCCCGAAGCGATCGAAAAAGCCATGTTTCATGCCAATCTGACTGCTAATGATATTGATTGGTTACTCTTGCATCAGGCAAATCAGCGTATCATGGATGCAGTTGCCAAACGCCTCAAAATTCCTTCAGAAAAGATTTTAAGTAATATCGCCGAATATGGTAACACCTCTGCAGCATCTATTCCCCTCGCCTTGGATGCAGCGGTTAGAGAAGGCAAAGTGAAACCAGGCGATACGATCGCAGCTTCTGGGTTTGGAGCAGGGTTGACTTGGGGGGCAGCTATTTTTCAATGGGGTTAG
- the plsX gene encoding phosphate acyltransferase PlsX, with protein sequence MGLTRARIAVDAMGGDYAPEEIVAGAIMAAAELDLDVLLVGDKQQIDSLVKKHGVKDLAQIEVIHAEDVITMKEEPLTGIRRKPKASINVAMDLVKRKKADAVVSAGHSGAAMASALLRLGRLKGIERPAIGAVLPTIVPDKSVIVLDVGANVDSKAKYLEKFALMGTIYSRYVLGHQEPKVGLLNIGEESSKGNELALQTHQLLTDNPQIPFLGNAEGRDVLSGGFDVIVCDGFVGNIVLKFAEAIGEVMLQIMKEELPKGWRGKLGTALLKPNLGDIKRRIDRAEHGGALLFGVAGICIISHGSSRRGSMFNAIRLAKEAIDNEVLEKIKANNNQQIEEAKNHTETASASSK encoded by the coding sequence ATGGGATTAACTCGCGCAAGAATCGCAGTAGACGCTATGGGGGGGGACTATGCCCCCGAAGAAATTGTTGCTGGAGCAATTATGGCTGCAGCAGAATTGGATTTAGATGTCTTACTGGTGGGAGATAAACAACAAATAGACTCCCTGGTTAAAAAACATGGTGTCAAAGACCTAGCACAGATTGAGGTGATCCACGCTGAAGATGTGATCACCATGAAGGAAGAACCTCTAACGGGTATTCGTCGTAAGCCCAAAGCTTCAATTAACGTGGCAATGGATCTAGTGAAGCGGAAAAAAGCGGATGCAGTAGTTTCTGCAGGGCATTCAGGAGCAGCTATGGCATCTGCTTTATTGCGTTTAGGTCGCTTAAAAGGCATTGAACGCCCTGCAATTGGAGCTGTTTTACCGACCATTGTTCCAGACAAATCAGTAATCGTATTAGATGTAGGGGCAAATGTTGATAGCAAAGCTAAGTATCTAGAAAAGTTTGCTTTGATGGGCACAATATACAGTAGATATGTCTTGGGACACCAAGAACCCAAAGTTGGTTTGCTTAATATTGGTGAAGAATCTTCCAAGGGCAACGAATTGGCTCTACAAACCCATCAGTTATTGACAGATAACCCTCAGATTCCATTTTTGGGTAATGCAGAAGGCAGAGATGTACTATCTGGTGGGTTTGATGTAATTGTCTGTGATGGTTTTGTGGGCAATATTGTGCTCAAATTTGCTGAAGCCATCGGGGAAGTGATGTTGCAAATTATGAAGGAAGAATTACCTAAGGGATGGCGCGGTAAGCTAGGAACAGCTCTATTAAAGCCTAATTTAGGTGATATTAAACGGCGTATTGATCGAGCCGAACACGGTGGAGCCTTATTGTTTGGAGTGGCAGGAATTTGTATTATTAGTCACGGTAGTTCTCGTCGGGGGTCAATGTTTAATGCTATTCGCCTAGCTAAAGAGGCGATCGACAACGAGGTTTTAGAAAAAATCAAAGCTAATAACAATCAACAAATAGAAGAAGCAAAAAATCATACTGAAACGGCTTCAGCTAGTTCAAAGTAA
- a CDS encoding D-alanyl-D-alanine carboxypeptidase: protein MLDLIALIVPWLNNFRQPSNSLKPLELLPWQETAIFTLPPGSDDRLAWLESNRLTESIVRTYLQNLASQGINSEKQGIWVQSDWVSVVSNQGTTALPAASLTKIATTLTALGKWEANHQFITNIYLTGEIKNGVVRGDLIVEGSGDPLFVWEEAIALGNKLNQLGIRQVQGDLLVTDRFYMNYQAQAQVAGKLLKQGLDRKLWQSEITQQYLQMPPGTAQPEVAIAGGIKLIAQVPATAQLIVNHQSLPLAEILRQMNIYSNNKMAQILADLAGGATNVAQYAAEQANFALTEIELINGSGLGEENRISPRAVCQMLMAIDRLLEDNALSVVDLFPTAGRDLVGTVQDRGLPPGTTVKTGTLDNVSALAGVISTSDRGKVYFVIINNGRQVKYFRQQQDQLLNELVQTWQLIPYNVDLAQKNDWYLGDPQRNLIQGE from the coding sequence ATGCTAGATTTAATTGCTCTAATTGTTCCCTGGCTCAATAATTTTCGGCAACCAAGCAATAGCCTTAAGCCTCTAGAATTATTACCCTGGCAAGAGACAGCCATCTTCACTCTCCCTCCTGGCAGTGATGATCGCCTGGCATGGTTAGAATCTAATCGCCTTACGGAAAGTATTGTTAGAACCTATCTCCAAAATTTAGCAAGTCAGGGAATTAATTCTGAGAAACAAGGGATATGGGTACAATCTGATTGGGTATCAGTAGTCAGTAATCAGGGCACTACTGCTCTGCCAGCAGCTTCTCTAACTAAAATTGCCACTACTTTAACTGCCTTGGGCAAATGGGAAGCAAATCATCAATTTATCACCAATATTTACCTCACAGGAGAAATTAAAAACGGTGTTGTCAGAGGAGATCTAATTGTAGAAGGGAGTGGCGATCCCTTGTTCGTCTGGGAGGAGGCGATCGCTTTAGGCAATAAGCTTAATCAATTGGGTATCCGTCAGGTTCAAGGTGATCTTTTGGTTACAGATCGATTCTATATGAATTATCAAGCTCAAGCTCAAGTGGCAGGAAAGCTATTGAAACAAGGATTAGATCGAAAATTATGGCAATCTGAAATCACTCAACAATATCTCCAAATGCCCCCTGGTACAGCACAGCCAGAAGTAGCGATCGCTGGTGGAATCAAATTAATTGCTCAAGTACCAGCTACAGCTCAACTAATAGTTAATCATCAGTCTTTACCTTTGGCCGAAATCCTGAGACAGATGAATATCTACAGTAACAATAAAATGGCGCAAATCTTGGCAGACTTAGCTGGTGGCGCAACAAATGTAGCTCAATATGCAGCCGAACAAGCTAATTTTGCCCTGACAGAAATTGAGCTAATCAATGGCTCTGGATTAGGTGAAGAAAACCGTATTTCTCCCCGTGCTGTATGTCAAATGCTGATGGCTATCGATCGGTTACTTGAAGATAACGCTTTAAGCGTGGTCGATCTATTTCCCACCGCAGGAAGAGATCTTGTCGGAACAGTACAGGATCGGGGTCTGCCTCCTGGCACAACGGTTAAGACAGGAACCTTAGATAATGTAAGTGCTTTAGCCGGTGTTATTTCCACCAGCGATCGCGGTAAAGTTTACTTTGTGATTATCAACAATGGTCGCCAGGTAAAATATTTTCGCCAGCAACAGGATCAATTACTCAATGAGTTAGTACAGACATGGCAGCTAATTCCTTATAATGTCGATCTCGCTCAAAAAAATGATTGGTATTTAGGCGATCCCCAGCGTAATCTTATTCAAGGGGAATAG
- a CDS encoding DMT family transporter: protein MNKKSLLNSDSETYETVKTIEQSSSWEKLIADSLSLGILTLAVIALAFSPIFTKLSEIEISPTATIFNRLWIATIIMSCWQLIKTPPEFTQFQFPKYTPDYKQQGLLILASIAATASAVFWAISFTHTSVASSTVLRSLTPLFISFGAWLILKQRFNRQFMLGMVLSIIGGTAIGWDDWQLGADHLVGDGIALLSAALHGTNILIVGYLRDRGCATSKVLFWRCGFGALIVLPIVLLTDTTLLPVSLEGWLTVIALAVVCQTFGQGLLVFSLKQFSSSFVGIFALLKPIITALLAWVIFTENLSLASGLAVILILVGIYLAKSSDSTKVSPLKE, encoded by the coding sequence TTGAATAAAAAAAGTTTATTAAACTCAGATAGCGAGACATATGAAACTGTCAAGACAATCGAACAATCTTCATCGTGGGAAAAACTAATTGCCGATAGTTTAAGTTTAGGGATTTTAACCTTAGCAGTAATTGCTCTAGCTTTTTCACCTATATTTACTAAACTCAGTGAAATAGAAATTAGTCCAACAGCAACCATCTTTAATCGACTATGGATTGCAACTATTATTATGAGTTGCTGGCAACTAATAAAAACTCCTCCAGAATTTACCCAGTTTCAATTCCCAAAATACACTCCTGACTATAAGCAACAGGGTTTGTTAATCCTTGCTAGTATTGCTGCTACTGCCTCTGCTGTTTTTTGGGCGATTTCTTTCACTCACACTAGTGTTGCTAGCTCAACTGTATTGCGTAGTCTGACACCTTTATTTATTAGTTTTGGGGCTTGGTTAATCCTCAAACAAAGATTCAATCGCCAATTTATGCTGGGCATGGTGTTATCCATAATTGGTGGTACAGCAATAGGTTGGGACGATTGGCAACTGGGCGCAGATCATTTAGTCGGTGATGGTATTGCTTTACTTTCCGCCGCTCTTCATGGAACCAATATCTTAATTGTCGGTTATTTACGCGATCGCGGTTGCGCAACTTCTAAAGTTTTGTTTTGGCGATGTGGCTTTGGTGCTTTAATAGTTTTGCCTATAGTTTTATTGACAGACACAACTTTATTGCCTGTTTCTCTAGAAGGTTGGTTAACTGTTATTGCTCTAGCAGTTGTTTGCCAAACTTTTGGACAAGGTTTGTTAGTTTTTAGTTTGAAGCAGTTTTCTTCTAGTTTTGTTGGGATATTTGCATTGTTAAAACCGATAATTACGGCACTTTTAGCCTGGGTGATTTTTACCGAAAACTTAAGTCTAGCTAGTGGTCTGGCAGTAATTTTAATTTTAGTTGGCATTTATTTGGCGAAATCCAGTGACTCTACCAAAGTTTCGCCCTTGAAAGAATAA
- a CDS encoding filamentous hemagglutinin N-terminal domain-containing protein, with protein MQITSLHSLLLFSLCTLNCLCANTTQAQVTPDNTLDTQVDFDGNVSEITGGETRGGNLFHSFQDFSVGTGNEAYFNNANNISNIFSRVTGGNISDIDGLIRANGSASLFLINPNGIIFGENAQLDIGGSFLGSTADSILFDDGEFSATDLDTPPLLTINAPIGLGLPDNPAEIVNRSTVQDSESNPPGLKVSSGNNLSLVGGNIKFEGGHATVPGGNVELGGLSAAGIIGIAEDGSLIFPKDIAKADITLSNGAVVNVTGTGGGNITVNARNLELISRSFLDAGINQDSTSNDAQAGDIFINLTDNLTLDESRIRNRVNEDGVGNSGSINITTGSLIAINGGDIDASTSGQGDAGLVEINATGDVTFDGTSSEGDRSEATSRVDSDGEGTAGGVTISTNNLTLTNGGRVDASTSGQGDAGLVEINATGDVTFDGTSSEGDRSGATSRVDSDGEGTAGGVTISANNLTLTNGGRVDASTSGQGDAGLVEINATGDVTFDGTSSEGDRSGATSRVDSDGEGTAGGVTISANNLTLTNGGRVDASTSGQGDAGLVEINATGDVTFDGTSSEGDRSGATSQVDSDGEGNAGGVIISTTNLNLTNGGRIDSSTSGQGTAGLVEITARDIIFDGATSEGDRSGATSRVNSEGVGNAGGVTISATNLTLTNGGRINASTKGKGDASLVEIYATGDITFDGATSEGDRSEVTSRVDSDGEGNAGGVIISTTNLNLTNGGRIDTSTSSQGNAGFVELTATEDMTFNGTTLKGDRSGVTSRVNKDGQGDVGDINILTTNLNLANGGLIDVASTRETGDGGDINITATEDIILRNNSPISAQSSGNNDGGNINIDARFIIAFPKNEDNLVDIEQGQETNFAVDSMSQFGNDILASAEQGQGGNIAINAKSLFGIEERPLSNSTNDINASSEFGLSGTVEIDILEVDPSQDSLDITVTPVETEIAQTCEPNKDGNQSEFVVTGRGGLPESPEANLDGDFGLEDWRVEEVNSLTSTSSSYESSLKVESENTEPIVEANSWIINDQGKIVLVAHNASDISGEVAQQSSNCQTN; from the coding sequence ATGCAGATAACATCTCTACATTCCCTACTTTTGTTTTCACTATGTACTCTTAACTGTCTCTGTGCTAATACGACTCAGGCTCAAGTTACTCCCGACAACACCCTTGACACTCAAGTAGATTTCGATGGTAACGTTTCAGAAATTACAGGAGGGGAAACGCGAGGCGGGAATCTCTTTCATAGCTTCCAAGATTTTTCTGTAGGAACAGGTAATGAAGCGTATTTTAATAATGCCAATAATATCTCGAATATATTTAGTCGAGTTACGGGAGGAAATATCTCGGATATAGATGGTTTGATTCGTGCCAACGGTAGTGCAAGTTTATTTTTGATTAACCCTAATGGAATTATCTTTGGAGAGAATGCTCAGTTAGATATTGGAGGTTCATTTTTGGGCAGTACTGCCGATAGTATTTTGTTTGATGATGGAGAGTTTAGCGCCACAGATTTAGATACTCCTCCTTTATTAACAATTAATGCACCGATAGGATTAGGTTTGCCAGATAATCCCGCAGAAATAGTCAATCGTTCAACTGTCCAAGATAGTGAATCAAATCCTCCTGGTTTAAAAGTCTCGTCAGGAAATAATCTGAGTTTGGTTGGGGGCAATATTAAGTTTGAAGGAGGTCACGCTACTGTACCAGGAGGTAATGTTGAATTAGGTGGTTTATCAGCAGCAGGGATAATAGGTATTGCTGAAGATGGTAGTCTGATCTTTCCTAAAGATATAGCCAAAGCAGATATAACATTAAGCAATGGTGCTGTAGTCAATGTGACAGGGACAGGTGGAGGAAATATCACCGTTAACGCTCGCAATCTAGAGCTGATATCCCGCAGTTTCTTGGACGCAGGAATAAATCAAGATTCAACTTCTAATGATGCTCAAGCAGGAGATATTTTCATTAACCTCACTGATAATCTAACCCTTGATGAGAGTCGAATTAGGAATCGGGTTAATGAAGATGGAGTTGGTAATTCAGGTTCTATCAATATTACTACTGGTTCTCTAATAGCAATAAATGGCGGAGATATTGATGCTAGTACTTCAGGTCAAGGGGATGCAGGTTTAGTTGAGATTAACGCCACAGGAGATGTTACTTTTGATGGTACAAGTTCAGAAGGCGATCGCAGTGAAGCTACTAGTCGGGTTGATTCCGATGGAGAGGGAACTGCTGGAGGTGTAACTATCTCTACCAACAATTTGACTCTGACCAATGGGGGAAGGGTTGATGCTAGTACCTCAGGTCAAGGGGATGCAGGTTTAGTTGAGATTAACGCCACAGGAGATGTTACTTTTGATGGTACAAGTTCAGAAGGCGATCGCAGTGGGGCTACTAGTCGGGTTGATTCCGATGGAGAGGGAACTGCTGGAGGTGTAACTATCTCTGCCAACAATTTGACTCTGACCAATGGGGGAAGGGTTGATGCTAGTACCTCAGGTCAAGGGGATGCAGGTTTAGTAGAGATTAACGCCACAGGAGATGTTACTTTTGATGGTACAAGTTCAGAAGGCGATCGCAGTGGGGCTACTAGTCGGGTTGATTCCGATGGAGAGGGAACTGCTGGAGGTGTAACTATCTCTGCCAACAATTTGACTCTGACCAATGGGGGAAGGGTTGATGCTAGTACCTCAGGTCAAGGGGATGCAGGTTTAGTTGAGATTAACGCCACAGGAGATGTTACTTTTGATGGTACAAGTTCAGAAGGCGATCGCAGTGGGGCTACTAGTCAGGTTGATTCCGATGGAGAGGGCAATGCGGGGGGGGTGATTATCTCTACTACCAATCTCAATCTGACTAATGGAGGACGAATTGATTCGAGTACCTCAGGTCAAGGAACTGCAGGTTTAGTAGAGATTACTGCTAGAGATATCATATTTGATGGTGCCACTTCAGAAGGAGATCGCAGCGGTGCTACTAGTCGAGTTAATTCCGAGGGAGTGGGCAACGCTGGAGGTGTGACTATTTCTGCGACTAATCTGACTTTAACTAACGGGGGACGAATTAATGCCAGTACAAAAGGTAAGGGGGATGCAAGTTTAGTCGAGATTTATGCCACAGGAGATATCACATTTGATGGTGCCACTTCAGAAGGAGACCGAAGTGAAGTTACTAGTCGAGTTGATTCCGATGGAGAGGGTAATGCGGGGGGGGTGATTATCTCTACTACTAATCTCAATCTGACTAATGGAGGAAGAATTGATACTAGTACCTCAAGTCAAGGAAATGCAGGTTTTGTCGAACTTACCGCTACAGAAGATATGACTTTTAATGGTACAACCTTAAAAGGAGATCGCAGTGGTGTTACTAGTCGAGTTAACAAGGATGGACAAGGAGATGTTGGTGATATAAATATTTTGACTACCAATCTAAATCTAGCTAATGGAGGACTAATTGACGTTGCCAGTACCAGAGAGACAGGGGATGGAGGAGATATCAATATTACTGCTACAGAAGATATTATCTTGCGAAATAACAGTCCAATCTCAGCTCAATCATCAGGCAACAACGATGGTGGTAACATCAATATTGATGCTAGATTTATTATTGCTTTTCCTAAGAATGAAGATAATTTAGTTGATATAGAACAAGGGCAAGAGACAAACTTTGCTGTTGATTCGATGTCACAGTTTGGTAATGATATTCTAGCTAGCGCAGAACAAGGGCAAGGGGGAAATATTGCCATCAATGCTAAGTCACTATTCGGTATTGAAGAAAGACCCTTGAGTAATTCAACCAACGATATTAATGCTAGTTCGGAATTTGGTTTGTCTGGAACAGTAGAAATTGATATTCTCGAAGTCGATCCCAGCCAAGATTCATTAGACATAACCGTCACACCAGTTGAGACTGAGATTGCTCAAACTTGTGAACCAAACAAGGATGGTAATCAGAGTGAATTTGTAGTTACTGGACGCGGTGGTTTACCCGAATCTCCTGAGGCTAATCTTGATGGTGATTTTGGTCTGGAAGATTGGCGAGTGGAAGAAGTAAATAGTTTGACCTCGACTTCCAGCTCTTATGAAAGCTCATTAAAAGTCGAAAGTGAGAACACTGAACCGATAGTTGAAGCTAATAGTTGGATTATTAACGACCAAGGTAAAATTGTACTCGTGGCTCACAATGCTTCTGATATATCTGGTGAAGTGGCTCAACAATCATCAAATTGTCAAACTAATTAA
- a CDS encoding ATP-binding protein → MKTSQDIKQYHLRVRTDLEALKEVLQWFEGFVFPLVPQKMGWQCEVALVEAFTNAVRHAHKNLPQNTPIDLEVNFLPNFLEMRIWDRGKPFDLKAKLLKGEQDANSMEKEGGRGLQFIKKLTDELQYLNLPNQRNCLIMRKNYL, encoded by the coding sequence ATGAAAACAAGCCAAGACATAAAACAATATCATTTGAGGGTTAGAACTGATTTAGAAGCTTTAAAAGAAGTACTACAGTGGTTTGAAGGTTTTGTTTTTCCTTTAGTTCCGCAGAAAATGGGTTGGCAATGCGAGGTGGCATTAGTTGAAGCGTTTACCAATGCGGTACGTCATGCCCATAAGAATTTACCTCAAAATACACCTATTGACTTAGAAGTAAATTTTCTACCCAACTTCTTAGAAATGCGAATTTGGGATCGAGGAAAACCATTCGATCTTAAAGCTAAATTACTAAAAGGAGAACAAGACGCTAATTCTATGGAAAAAGAAGGAGGCAGAGGATTACAATTTATCAAGAAATTAACTGATGAATTGCAATATCTCAACCTACCTAACCAGCGTAACTGTTTAATAATGCGCAAAAATTATCTCTAG
- a CDS encoding histidine decarboxylase, translating into MRSQWLSEFALSEKDEQRLDNFYRDIQQESELFLGYPCNGIFDYSPLYRFLQYPLNNVGDPYLPGNYHLNTHDFEREVLGIFQQLTQAPEGNTWGYVTNGGTEGNHYGLFLARELLPNGIVYYSQDAHYSIDKILRCLGLNSIMIRSSSDGTMDLDDLRETLRIHRDVPPIICATIGTTMKGAVDDIVGIREIFHDLALNHHYLHADAALGGMILPFIDNPPPWNFLSGIDSISISGHKMVGSPIPCGVVLAKKRNVDRIAQSVEYIGTLDTTLSGSRNALTPLFLWYAFHTVGISGFKKIIPDCLQMSDYAIKHLNQLDCHAWRHSYSNTVVFDRPLASVTQRWQLACQGGISHLITMPHVTTIQIDRLVDDIKAVKPVPVSTCDSFTACETAIGGSGQDIILVGNEDTNILTDVSAALASAGISIEDLTAIKVGEGNVVKLKVSDRDRSLKILNQTLDIGRCYGQSLPFDTNEATQILSRVDYQAVSGDALLVELEDKAGTLAMLMKQCREQQISIRSVRLLWRGKEKAVVELASSEPERLKELLADRVLVN; encoded by the coding sequence ATGCGATCGCAATGGCTTTCAGAATTTGCGCTCTCTGAAAAAGACGAGCAACGCTTAGATAATTTTTATCGAGACATTCAGCAAGAATCGGAACTGTTCCTGGGTTATCCTTGCAATGGAATATTTGATTATTCTCCCTTATATCGATTTTTGCAATATCCCCTCAATAATGTAGGAGATCCTTACTTACCGGGTAATTATCATTTAAATACTCACGATTTTGAGCGAGAAGTTCTGGGCATTTTTCAGCAGTTAACTCAAGCACCCGAAGGCAATACTTGGGGATATGTTACCAATGGGGGGACAGAGGGTAATCACTATGGTTTGTTTCTGGCAAGGGAACTGTTACCTAATGGCATAGTTTATTATTCTCAGGACGCGCACTATTCCATTGATAAGATTTTACGCTGTTTAGGTTTAAATAGCATTATGATCCGCAGTTCCTCTGATGGCACTATGGATCTTGATGATCTCCGCGAAACTCTCCGCATTCATAGAGATGTCCCCCCAATTATTTGTGCAACTATCGGCACGACCATGAAAGGAGCAGTGGATGACATTGTGGGTATTAGGGAGATTTTTCATGATTTAGCTCTCAATCACCATTATCTCCATGCCGATGCTGCTTTGGGCGGAATGATTCTTCCTTTTATTGATAATCCGCCTCCCTGGAATTTCTTATCTGGAATCGATAGTATCTCGATTAGCGGTCATAAAATGGTTGGTTCTCCCATTCCTTGTGGGGTGGTATTAGCTAAAAAACGCAATGTAGATCGTATTGCTCAAAGTGTGGAATATATTGGCACATTGGATACAACCTTAAGTGGTTCTCGAAATGCTCTGACTCCCCTATTTCTCTGGTATGCGTTTCACACTGTTGGCATCTCTGGATTTAAAAAGATTATCCCTGATTGTCTGCAAATGTCAGACTATGCGATCAAGCATCTCAACCAATTAGACTGTCATGCCTGGAGACATTCCTACTCTAATACTGTCGTATTTGATCGTCCCTTAGCTTCGGTAACACAACGCTGGCAGTTAGCTTGTCAGGGGGGAATTTCTCACCTCATCACTATGCCCCACGTAACAACTATACAAATAGATCGCTTAGTTGACGATATTAAAGCAGTTAAACCAGTCCCAGTTTCAACTTGTGACTCTTTTACTGCCTGCGAAACTGCCATTGGTGGCAGCGGTCAAGATATCATTCTGGTCGGTAACGAAGATACTAATATACTCACTGATGTTTCAGCAGCATTGGCTTCAGCAGGAATTTCGATTGAGGACTTAACAGCCATTAAAGTAGGAGAAGGAAATGTAGTTAAACTAAAAGTTAGCGATCGCGATCGCTCGTTAAAGATTTTAAATCAGACTTTAGATATCGGTCGTTGTTATGGACAATCTCTTCCTTTTGATACTAATGAAGCTACCCAGATTTTAAGTCGTGTTGATTATCAAGCCGTTAGTGGTGATGCTTTGTTAGTCGAACTGGAAGATAAAGCGGGGACTCTTGCTATGTTGATGAAACAATGCCGAGAACAACAAATATCGATTCGTAGTGTTCGTTTACTATGGCGTGGTAAAGAAAAGGCTGTAGTCGAACTAGCTTCTTCCGAACCGGAAAGACTTAAAGAATTGCTGGCAGATCGGGTTTTAGTTAATTAA
- a CDS encoding calcium-binding protein yields the protein MTSTQTYEDNSNLILGTDENDTLNGTEGDDTIIGNPGDDLKIGAAGSDRFIWNNGDGSDINEGDDGYDISEINGAPDDGDELDLRANGERALFERLNPGPFTVDTDNVEQFEINGLGGDDTLTVQDLTGTDIQRVVFNGGDGIDYLDASQTSVNMVARGGEGDDTLIGGNGNDILIGDTGSDLKIGGLGNDRFIWNNGDGSDINEGDDGYDVSQINGAPDDGDEFDLSANGERALFERLNLVPFTVDTDNVEQFAINGLGGDDILTVQDLTGTDVQRVVFDGGDGNDNLNASYTDTDITALGGAGDDTLTGGSGNDLISGGDGLDILTGGVGADTFVLGFEGVDTIADFNFSEGDTIQISTLELGISSVDSLGYDNNTNTLYWGETELATLETPLAEFTPSEYIELV from the coding sequence ATGACATCTACACAGACATACGAAGATAACAGTAACTTAATTCTCGGAACAGATGAAAACGATACTCTCAATGGCACTGAGGGTGACGATACTATCATTGGTAATCCAGGTGACGATCTCAAAATTGGTGCAGCAGGAAGCGATCGCTTTATCTGGAATAACGGCGATGGTAGCGACATCAATGAAGGTGACGACGGTTACGATATTTCGGAAATCAATGGCGCACCCGATGACGGAGATGAACTCGATCTCCGTGCCAACGGTGAGCGTGCTTTATTTGAAAGGTTAAACCCAGGTCCCTTTACCGTCGATACCGATAATGTCGAGCAATTTGAAATCAATGGTCTGGGTGGTGATGATACTCTAACGGTTCAAGATTTAACTGGTACTGATATTCAACGAGTTGTCTTTAATGGTGGCGATGGCATTGACTATCTGGACGCTAGCCAGACTTCTGTAAATATGGTAGCTCGTGGCGGAGAAGGTGATGACACTCTCATTGGTGGTAATGGCAACGACATTCTCATTGGGGACACAGGAAGCGATCTCAAAATTGGTGGTTTGGGAAATGATCGCTTTATCTGGAACAATGGCGATGGTAGCGACATCAATGAAGGTGACGACGGTTACGATGTTTCGCAAATCAATGGCGCACCCGATGACGGAGATGAATTCGATCTCAGTGCCAATGGTGAGCGTGCTTTATTTGAAAGGTTAAACTTAGTTCCCTTTACCGTCGATACCGATAATGTCGAGCAATTTGCAATCAATGGTCTGGGTGGTGATGATATCCTAACGGTTCAAGATTTAACCGGGACTGATGTTCAACGAGTTGTCTTTGATGGTGGCGATGGCAATGACAACCTAAACGCTAGCTACACTGACACCGATATCACCGCTTTGGGTGGAGCAGGGGATGACACTCTGACTGGTGGTAGTGGCAATGACTTAATCAGTGGCGGTGACGGTCTAGATATTCTAACTGGTGGTGTTGGTGCTGATACTTTCGTTCTCGGTTTTGAGGGGGTTGATACCATTGCTGACTTCAATTTCTCAGAAGGAGACACAATTCAAATTTCAACTCTGGAATTGGGTATCTCATCAGTCGATTCTTTAGGCTATGACAATAATACCAATACACTATATTGGGGTGAAACTGAATTGGCTACATTGGAAACTCCTTTAGCAGAATTCACTCCTTCAGAGTATATCGAGCTAGTCTAG